A genomic region of Magnetococcales bacterium contains the following coding sequences:
- a CDS encoding gamma carbonic anhydrase family protein: protein MPIHPFEGVWPTIHPQAFVHPDAVVIGQVEIGAESSVWPQTVIRGDVNFIRIGARVNIQDGSILHVNRARPGLPEGAPLILEDDCTVAHGVILHACHLHKGAFVAMGAIVMDLAVIGEEALVGAASLVSPGKQISPRTLWLGSPAVEKRPLREEEILANRATCASYVALGQRYKGA, encoded by the coding sequence ATGCCCATCCACCCCTTCGAAGGGGTCTGGCCGACCATCCATCCCCAGGCCTTCGTCCATCCTGACGCCGTAGTGATCGGACAAGTCGAAATCGGCGCGGAATCCTCCGTCTGGCCCCAGACGGTCATCCGGGGCGATGTCAATTTCATTCGCATCGGGGCCCGCGTCAACATTCAGGACGGCTCGATCCTGCACGTCAACCGCGCCCGGCCCGGCCTTCCCGAAGGGGCTCCGCTCATTCTGGAGGATGATTGCACCGTGGCCCACGGGGTGATTCTGCACGCCTGCCACCTGCACAAAGGGGCCTTCGTGGCCATGGGCGCCATCGTCATGGATTTGGCCGTCATCGGAGAGGAAGCCCTGGTGGGAGCGGCCAGTCTGGTCAGTCCCGGCAAGCAGATTTCGCCCCGCACTCTGTGGCTGGGCAGTCCTGCAGTGGAAAAACGCCCCCTCCGCGAGGAGGAGATCCTGGCCAATCGCGCCACCTGCGCCAGTTATGTGGCCTTGGGACAGCGATACAAAGGGGCATGA
- the pdxA gene encoding 4-hydroxythreonine-4-phosphate dehydrogenase PdxA has protein sequence MKAVASLPPVVAVTMGDPAGVGVEIFLRWWREECRKEGECPRPLWIGDSGLLIREGETRGWVPKCQTVSNPWEAVELDRDTLAVWPLSAPINLNRWRYGQPDVAHAHLVVESIETAVRLALAGQVAAMTTLPIAKHVLHRAGYREPGHTEMLGRLTGVKSPVMMLLGKGLRVVPATIHCPLREVPQRLTQELLYQVLQTTIQSLREDFGIDNPLVGVTGLNPHAGEEGSFGHEEAEVISPVCQALGVSGPLAADSLFAPRLRAAFDAIVAMYHDQALIPLKMLAFGEAVNATLGLPFVRTSVDHGTAFDIAGRGVAEIESFSQAFHLAWELANNRAKRRTGSD, from the coding sequence ATGAAAGCCGTTGCGTCTCTGCCGCCCGTCGTGGCGGTGACCATGGGAGATCCCGCGGGTGTCGGTGTGGAGATTTTTCTGCGCTGGTGGCGGGAGGAGTGTCGCAAAGAGGGTGAATGCCCGCGTCCCTTGTGGATCGGGGACTCCGGTTTGTTGATCCGGGAAGGGGAGACTCGGGGGTGGGTGCCGAAGTGTCAAACGGTGAGCAATCCCTGGGAAGCTGTCGAACTGGACCGGGACACCCTCGCGGTATGGCCGCTTTCGGCTCCCATCAACCTGAATCGCTGGCGTTACGGACAGCCCGATGTGGCCCACGCCCATCTGGTGGTGGAGAGCATCGAGACGGCGGTGCGTCTGGCCCTGGCCGGCCAGGTGGCGGCCATGACCACTCTGCCCATTGCCAAACACGTCCTGCACCGGGCGGGTTATCGGGAACCGGGGCATACCGAGATGCTGGGACGGCTGACGGGGGTGAAATCCCCGGTGATGATGTTGCTCGGAAAGGGGTTGCGGGTGGTTCCGGCCACCATCCACTGTCCCTTGCGGGAGGTGCCGCAGCGACTGACTCAGGAGTTGTTGTATCAGGTTTTGCAAACCACGATTCAGTCCCTGCGGGAGGACTTCGGCATCGACAATCCCCTGGTGGGGGTGACGGGACTCAATCCCCACGCCGGGGAAGAGGGCAGCTTCGGCCATGAAGAAGCGGAAGTGATCTCGCCCGTTTGTCAGGCGTTGGGGGTCAGCGGACCCTTGGCGGCGGACAGCCTTTTTGCACCGCGTTTGCGGGCCGCCTTCGACGCCATCGTGGCCATGTATCACGATCAGGCGCTGATTCCCTTGAAGATGCTGGCCTTCGGAGAAGCGGTCAACGCCACGCTGGGCTTACCGTTCGTGCGCACCAGCGTGGACCACGGCACCGCCTTCGACATCGCCGGGCGCGGTGTGGCGGAGATCGAATCCTTCTCCCAGGCGTTTCACCTGGCTTGGGAGTTGGCCAATAACCGGGCCAAACGGCGAACCGGATCCGATTGA
- a CDS encoding peptidylprolyl isomerase — protein MKRRGTGKGWGVGWVLLLLVVGAVPIETSLAEVLDRIVAVVEGRIITESEVNRTMGPLMQKLRVSGGSVDAEKVRSRVLDELVLRRLREEQAKKLGIKVEKADVDSALARIERKNGLPPGGLPKALQQEGIDMAGYQEEVMDQLIQSRLIQKVIQPMVTVGAEEVDALMRNDGSASRDEEIELGHILLATPANASDGAVEQVLTKARQMVLEMQQGVSLASLASQYSDDPSSLKGGNMGWFKRGELPSEVEQAVFRLARGEIAGPMRSSQGFHIFQLINRRQTAMESAQDKQFKIRHILVKVERGASLEEVAAAREKLTTFRRELDREKGDFAELARRVSEDVTASDGGDLGWVGQGELSGELDGALLRLGKGEISGPVRSEFGWHLLKLEDMRGGSSARSQASRSELENRVYESKVQSRFRQWMRDVRLRAYVETM, from the coding sequence ATGAAACGAAGAGGAACGGGCAAAGGGTGGGGAGTGGGTTGGGTTCTCCTCCTGCTTGTCGTCGGGGCAGTGCCGATTGAAACGAGCCTTGCCGAGGTTCTGGACCGCATTGTGGCGGTGGTGGAAGGTCGGATCATCACGGAGAGCGAGGTGAACCGGACCATGGGTCCGTTGATGCAGAAACTGCGTGTTTCCGGCGGATCCGTGGATGCGGAAAAGGTCAGAAGCCGGGTGTTGGACGAGCTGGTTCTGCGTCGACTGCGGGAAGAACAGGCCAAGAAACTGGGCATCAAGGTGGAAAAGGCCGATGTGGACAGCGCGTTGGCGCGGATCGAGCGCAAGAACGGACTTCCTCCCGGAGGGCTTCCGAAAGCCCTGCAGCAGGAAGGCATCGATATGGCGGGCTATCAGGAGGAGGTAATGGATCAACTGATCCAGAGCCGCCTGATCCAGAAGGTGATTCAGCCCATGGTCACCGTCGGTGCGGAGGAGGTGGATGCCCTGATGCGCAACGATGGCAGCGCCTCTCGGGATGAAGAGATCGAACTGGGCCATATCCTTCTGGCGACACCGGCCAACGCTTCGGACGGCGCGGTGGAACAAGTTCTGACCAAAGCGCGGCAGATGGTGCTGGAGATGCAGCAGGGGGTCAGCCTGGCTTCTCTGGCCAGCCAGTATTCGGATGATCCCAGCTCCCTGAAGGGGGGCAATATGGGCTGGTTCAAACGGGGTGAGCTGCCTTCCGAGGTGGAACAGGCGGTGTTTCGTCTGGCCCGGGGGGAGATTGCCGGACCCATGCGCTCCTCCCAGGGTTTCCATATCTTCCAGTTGATCAACCGCCGGCAGACGGCGATGGAGTCGGCTCAGGATAAGCAGTTCAAGATCCGCCACATTCTGGTCAAAGTGGAGCGTGGTGCTTCTCTGGAGGAGGTAGCCGCGGCGCGGGAGAAGCTGACGACCTTTCGCCGGGAGTTGGATCGGGAGAAGGGTGATTTCGCCGAGCTGGCCCGGCGGGTGTCGGAAGATGTGACGGCTTCGGACGGCGGTGATTTGGGCTGGGTGGGCCAGGGGGAACTTTCCGGGGAGTTGGACGGGGCGCTGTTGCGCCTCGGCAAAGGAGAGATTTCCGGACCGGTGCGCAGTGAATTCGGCTGGCACCTGCTGAAGTTGGAAGATATGCGCGGCGGGAGCTCTGCCCGATCCCAGGCTTCCCGATCGGAACTGGAGAACCGTGTTTACGAATCCAAGGTGCAGAGCCGTTTTCGCCAGTGGATGCGGGATGTGCGTCTGCGTGCTTATGTGGAGACCATGTGA
- the mutS gene encoding DNA mismatch repair protein MutS, with product MVAQYLEIRRQYPQHILFYRMGDFYELFFDDARLAAPILDIALTSRGQMGGNPIPMAGVPVHSFSLYLAKLVQAGHSVAICEQMEPSGQQKGPVRREVVRIVTAGTLTEEELLTPRASNFLACLVPPSPKDKGFALAFLELSTGQFQTLVVREWSDAVNELSRFGAVELLAPEEWTPPALTESLPPIVRRGAWMFAPSHGRRLLLDHFGVAHLEAYEIEDLPLCQAACGALIAYAQETQKGKLPHIVNLVRLFPEESLILDETSRRHLEIHFSQRTQERSTSLLGVMDLTLTSMGSRLLSAWINRPLRTPSAIYRRQEGIAWFLANEESRLRLRNLLKEVPDLERLVGRLALLRASPRDAGALRTLLQRLPALREWLPEPLPPILQEAVEPLSAHEELAGHLSAILADNPPVNPQDGGIIREGWDEELDRLRTLAHDGKGFLARLEAREKETTGIPSLKIRFHRTFGYTLEVTHTHRDKVPAHYLQRQTMTNAVRYVIPELKEYEDQILNAEEKATQLENRHFDTLLHAIARESRALLTTAQALAHVDLLAALAEGAKRYDYCRPEVNEQEILSIRQGRHPVVERFTSSSFTANDLFLDGQNQRLFLLTGPNMAGKSTLLRQTALIVLMAQMGAYVPAQEATIGICDRIFTRIGAADDLAGGRSTFMVEMTETARILHHATSRSLVILDEIGRGTSTIDGLAIAWSVAEFILNQCRCRTLFATHYLELTTLAQQQAGVVNHTVEVLDKEGQVLFLHTIRPGAADRSYGIHCAQLAGLPPMVLRRAEEIQATLEGNRGQSAPPPPAPGRSSKQKALFAEEKESEAPALLELRSIDPDELTPRQALFTLYRLKKLLK from the coding sequence ATGGTGGCCCAGTACCTGGAAATCCGCCGACAATACCCCCAGCACATTCTGTTCTACCGCATGGGGGACTTCTACGAACTCTTCTTCGACGACGCCCGGCTGGCCGCGCCGATCCTGGACATCGCCCTCACCAGTCGGGGGCAGATGGGTGGAAATCCCATTCCCATGGCCGGCGTTCCCGTTCACAGCTTCTCACTCTATCTGGCCAAACTGGTGCAGGCGGGCCACTCCGTGGCCATCTGCGAACAGATGGAACCGTCGGGTCAACAAAAAGGTCCGGTGCGCCGCGAGGTGGTGCGTATCGTCACGGCGGGCACCCTGACCGAAGAGGAGCTGCTCACGCCGCGCGCCAGCAACTTCCTGGCCTGTCTCGTTCCCCCCTCCCCGAAGGATAAAGGCTTTGCCCTGGCCTTTCTGGAACTCTCCACCGGCCAGTTTCAAACGCTGGTTGTGCGGGAGTGGTCCGATGCGGTCAATGAACTGAGCCGCTTCGGCGCCGTGGAACTTCTCGCCCCCGAAGAGTGGACACCGCCCGCCCTCACCGAGAGCTTGCCCCCCATCGTGCGACGCGGCGCCTGGATGTTCGCTCCCAGCCATGGACGCAGGCTCCTGCTGGACCATTTCGGCGTAGCCCACCTGGAAGCCTACGAAATCGAGGATCTTCCCCTCTGCCAGGCCGCCTGCGGCGCTCTGATCGCCTATGCCCAGGAGACCCAGAAAGGCAAACTGCCGCACATCGTCAATCTGGTGCGCCTCTTCCCCGAAGAGAGCCTGATTCTCGACGAAACCAGCCGTCGCCACCTGGAAATTCACTTCAGCCAGCGCACCCAGGAACGCAGCACCAGCCTGCTGGGCGTCATGGATCTGACCCTGACCAGCATGGGCTCCCGTCTCCTCTCCGCCTGGATCAACCGACCCTTGCGCACCCCCTCGGCCATCTATCGCCGTCAGGAGGGCATCGCCTGGTTTCTGGCCAATGAAGAGTCTCGCCTCCGATTGCGCAACCTCCTCAAGGAGGTGCCGGATCTGGAACGGCTGGTGGGCCGTCTGGCCCTGCTGCGCGCCTCCCCCCGGGATGCGGGGGCGTTGCGAACCCTGCTGCAACGGCTGCCCGCCCTGCGGGAATGGCTTCCCGAGCCCCTGCCCCCCATTCTGCAGGAGGCCGTCGAACCCCTGTCGGCCCACGAAGAGCTGGCGGGACACCTCTCCGCCATTCTGGCGGACAACCCGCCGGTCAATCCCCAGGACGGGGGGATCATCCGCGAGGGCTGGGACGAAGAACTTGACCGATTGCGCACTCTGGCCCACGACGGCAAGGGTTTCCTGGCCCGTCTGGAAGCCCGTGAAAAGGAAACCACCGGGATCCCCAGCCTCAAGATCCGCTTTCATCGCACCTTCGGCTACACCCTCGAAGTGACCCACACCCATCGTGACAAGGTGCCTGCCCACTATCTGCAGCGGCAGACCATGACCAATGCGGTGCGCTACGTCATCCCGGAACTCAAGGAGTACGAGGACCAGATTCTCAACGCCGAGGAGAAAGCCACCCAGCTCGAAAACCGACACTTCGACACGCTGCTGCACGCCATTGCCCGGGAGAGTCGCGCCCTGCTCACCACCGCCCAGGCCCTGGCCCATGTGGACCTCCTCGCCGCACTGGCGGAAGGGGCCAAACGCTACGACTACTGCCGCCCCGAAGTGAACGAGCAGGAGATCCTGTCCATTCGCCAGGGGCGTCATCCCGTGGTGGAACGCTTCACCAGCTCCTCCTTCACCGCCAACGACCTCTTCCTGGACGGCCAGAATCAGAGACTTTTCCTGCTCACCGGGCCGAACATGGCGGGAAAATCGACGCTGTTGCGGCAAACGGCCCTGATTGTCCTCATGGCGCAAATGGGAGCCTACGTTCCGGCCCAGGAGGCCACCATCGGCATCTGCGACCGTATTTTCACCCGCATCGGCGCCGCGGACGATCTGGCCGGGGGCCGCTCCACCTTCATGGTGGAGATGACCGAAACCGCCCGCATCCTGCACCACGCCACCAGCCGTTCCCTGGTCATTCTGGACGAGATCGGGCGCGGCACCTCCACCATCGATGGTCTGGCCATCGCCTGGTCGGTGGCGGAATTCATCCTCAACCAGTGCCGCTGCCGCACCCTCTTCGCCACCCATTATCTGGAGCTGACCACGCTGGCCCAACAGCAGGCGGGGGTGGTCAACCATACGGTGGAGGTGCTGGACAAGGAGGGGCAGGTGCTGTTCCTGCACACCATCCGTCCGGGGGCGGCGGATCGCTCCTACGGCATCCATTGCGCCCAGTTGGCCGGATTACCCCCCATGGTGCTGCGTCGGGCCGAAGAGATTCAAGCCACCCTGGAGGGAAACCGGGGGCAAAGCGCACCACCGCCGCCGGCTCCCGGACGCTCCTCCAAACAGAAAGCCCTCTTCGCCGAGGAAAAGGAGAGCGAAGCCCCCGCCCTTCTGGAACTGCGCAGCATCGATCCCGACGAACTGACCCCCCGGCAGGCGCTCTTCACCCTTTACCGCTTGAAGAAACTCTTGAAGTAG